The Pseudomonadota bacterium genome has a window encoding:
- a CDS encoding DUF881 domain-containing protein produces MSLSESVKETTTALRTRRRDITWHLPMICASVVLGILVTLQFRTQRDLGNPLAQDNVNNLSRMLMYQETERNKLMNDLKETREQKDRYETLLSEQGRKQTQEALNLLKEEVDKARMQAGLVPVKGPGVEVRLEDSLQKPGPTDDAYFFIVHDVDIQSFVNELWAAGAEAVAINDQRVVTSTSVRCVGPTVLVNAVRLAPPYMIRAIGDQKTLDTALRMPNGVLASLSASLAKGVRVDIVKRKDIELPEFKGSGGFRYAEPVSAK; encoded by the coding sequence ATGAGCTTGAGCGAATCGGTGAAGGAGACCACAACCGCCCTGCGCACGCGCAGGCGCGATATCACGTGGCATCTCCCCATGATCTGCGCCTCGGTGGTGCTGGGCATTCTCGTGACGCTGCAGTTCCGCACGCAGCGAGACCTGGGCAACCCCCTCGCGCAAGACAACGTGAACAACCTGAGCCGCATGCTCATGTACCAGGAAACCGAGCGCAACAAGCTCATGAACGACCTCAAGGAGACGCGAGAGCAGAAAGACCGCTACGAGACCCTTCTCAGCGAGCAAGGTCGCAAGCAGACCCAGGAAGCCCTGAACCTGCTCAAGGAAGAGGTCGACAAGGCCCGAATGCAGGCAGGACTCGTGCCGGTGAAGGGCCCGGGCGTTGAGGTCCGGCTTGAAGACTCCCTGCAGAAACCGGGTCCCACCGATGACGCGTACTTCTTCATCGTGCACGATGTCGACATCCAGTCGTTCGTGAACGAGCTCTGGGCAGCCGGCGCTGAAGCGGTCGCCATCAACGACCAGCGGGTGGTGACGTCGACATCTGTTCGATGCGTGGGGCCCACGGTGCTCGTGAACGCGGTTCGCCTTGCGCCTCCCTACATGATACGCGCCATCGGCGACCAGAAGACCCTCGACACCGCGCTGCGCATGCCCAACGGTGTGCTGGCAAGCTTGTCGGCCAGCCTGGCCAAAGGGGTGCGGGTTGACATCGTGAAGCGCAAGGACATCGAGCTGCCAGAGTTCAAGGGAAGCGGCGGCTTTCGCTACGCCGAGCCGGTGAGCGCGAAGTGA